One segment of Panicum virgatum strain AP13 chromosome 3K, P.virgatum_v5, whole genome shotgun sequence DNA contains the following:
- the LOC120698216 gene encoding universal stress protein PHOS32-like, which produces MATHPASPTAGAGSGFVSGDRSPSGPPPVRLSAAQAVAAIQPTSPRYFFSSLAAASAAASSPHRRIGIAVDLSDESAFAVKWAVQNYLRPGDAVVLLHVRPTSVLYGADWGSIPVSVDDDPDADIAEGAARAAASEEEPEEAKKKREEDFDAFTSTKAQDLAQPLVGAQIPFKIHIVKDHDMKERLCLEAERLGLSALIMGSRGFGASRRVGKGRLGSVSDYCVHHCVCPVVVVRYPDDAAGAGGGDAFGDELRPVPENEPVYHEAPEVQKEK; this is translated from the coding sequence ATGGCGACCCACCCGGCCTCCccgaccgccggcgccggctccggCTTCGTCTCCGGCGACAGGTCGCcgtccgggccgccgccggtgcgcctgtccgcggcgcaggcggtggcggcgatccAGCCCACCTCGCCGCGGTACTTCTTCTCCTCGCTGGCCGCggcctccgcggctgcgtcctCCCCGCACCGCCGCATCGGCATCGCCGTCGATCTCTCCGACGAGTCCGCCTTCGCCGTCAAGTGGGCCGTCCAGAACTACCTCCGCCCCGGGGACGCCGTCGTGCTGCTGCACGTCCGCCCCACCTCCGTGCTCTACGGCGCCGACTGGGGCTCCATCCCGGTCTCCGTCGACGACGACCCCGACGCCGACATCGCcgagggcgcggcgcgcgccgcggcctccgaggaggagcccgaggaggccaagaagaagcgggaggaggacttcgacgccttcaCCTCCACCAAGGCGCAGGACCTCGCGCAGCCGCTCGTCGGCGCGCAGATCCCCTTCAAGATCCACATCGTCAAGGACCACGACATGAAGGAGCGCCTCTGCCTCGAGGCCGAGCGCCTTGGCCTGTCCGCCTTGATCATGGGCAGCCGCGGCTTCGGCGCCTCGCGCAGGGTCGGGAAAGGGAGGCTCGGGAGCGTCAGCGACTACTGCGTGCACCACTGCGTCTGCCCCGTGGTGGTTGTGCGCTACCCGGATGATGCTGCGGGTGCTGGTGGTGGCGACGCCTTCGGGGATGAGCTACGCCCGGTGCCTGAAAATGAGCCTGTGTATCATGAGGCGCCAGAGGTGCAGAAAG